A genomic window from Nitrospirota bacterium includes:
- a CDS encoding Uma2 family endonuclease: MLFPADGKRHEIISGEHYMTPAPSTRHQQISGNLLYLLKDFLRRTKAGQVFDAPTDVVLSPTDVVQPDLLFISKDRESIITENSIQGAPELMIEILSAATRKTDETTKRKLYERYGVIEYWIVDPELERVKVYRLGPNGYDRADEWSRETNDVLTSPLLQELQIPLAQIFD; encoded by the coding sequence ATGCTGTTCCCTGCCGACGGGAAACGCCACGAGATCATCAGCGGAGAGCACTATATGACCCCGGCGCCTTCCACCCGCCACCAACAGATCTCGGGAAACCTGTTGTACCTGTTGAAAGATTTCTTACGCCGAACCAAAGCTGGGCAAGTATTCGACGCTCCCACCGACGTGGTCTTGTCGCCCACCGACGTGGTCCAGCCCGATCTGCTCTTCATCTCAAAGGACCGAGAGTCGATCATCACCGAAAACTCCATCCAAGGCGCCCCCGAACTGATGATCGAAATACTGTCAGCCGCCACGCGCAAGACAGACGAAACAACAAAACGCAAATTGTACGAACGTTACGGCGTCATTGAGTACTGGATCGTCGATCCAGAGCTCGAACGGGTCAAGGTGTATCGCCTCGGACCCAACGGCTATGACCGTGCCGACGAATGGTCCCGCGAAACCAACGACGTTCTCACCAGCCCCCTGCTTCAGGAGCTCCAGATTCCCTTGGCCCAGATCTTCGACTAG
- the serS gene encoding serine--tRNA ligase, whose protein sequence is MLDLRILREDVSRVEAGFRKRGFSADLAALRRRDEERRRLQHDIDALKQRRNEASDSIAQLKRAGKPASEIDALRARVQEEGDALKRLEADWQAVDADLQASLLALPNLPHESVPEGADASANVELRRVGHPRQFAFTPRPHWDLGERLGILDFERGARITGSRFTVYRGAGARLERALINLMLDRHTMEHGYIEVLPPALVNRASMTGTGQLPKFEDDLFRLAAEDYFLIPTGEVPVTNLHRDEILPDSALPMAYAAYTPCFRREAGSYGKDVRGLIRQHQFNKVELVMLTTPEQSYDALERLTHHAEAILTALELPYRVVALCGGDLGFAAAKTYDLEVWLPSEQTYREISSCSNFEAFQARRIGIRYRPAGGKRTDFIHTINGSGLAVGRTVVAILENYQEADGTVSVPKALRPYMGGLEIIRTA, encoded by the coding sequence GTGCTGGATCTCCGTATCCTCCGTGAGGATGTTTCGCGCGTGGAAGCCGGCTTTCGCAAGCGCGGCTTTAGCGCCGATCTGGCCGCGCTGCGCCGACGCGACGAGGAGCGACGGCGCCTGCAGCACGACATCGACGCGCTGAAACAACGCCGCAACGAGGCCTCGGACTCGATCGCGCAACTCAAACGCGCGGGCAAACCCGCAAGCGAGATCGACGCGCTTCGTGCCCGCGTGCAGGAGGAGGGCGACGCGCTCAAGCGGCTGGAAGCCGATTGGCAAGCGGTCGACGCCGACCTACAGGCCAGCCTGCTCGCGTTACCGAATCTTCCCCACGAGTCGGTCCCCGAAGGCGCAGACGCGTCCGCCAACGTGGAGCTCCGCCGGGTCGGCCACCCGCGCCAGTTCGCGTTCACCCCCCGCCCCCACTGGGACCTCGGTGAACGGCTCGGTATCCTCGACTTCGAACGCGGGGCTCGGATCACCGGATCGCGATTTACCGTGTATCGCGGAGCCGGGGCTCGGCTCGAACGCGCGCTGATCAACTTGATGCTCGATCGACACACCATGGAGCACGGGTACATCGAGGTGCTTCCCCCGGCGCTCGTCAACCGCGCCAGCATGACCGGAACCGGGCAGCTCCCCAAGTTCGAAGACGACCTCTTTCGATTGGCCGCGGAGGACTACTTCCTGATTCCGACCGGGGAGGTTCCGGTGACGAATCTGCATCGCGATGAGATCCTTCCCGACTCCGCGCTGCCGATGGCCTACGCCGCGTATACGCCCTGCTTTCGCCGCGAGGCGGGGTCGTACGGAAAAGACGTGCGCGGCCTGATCCGCCAACACCAGTTCAACAAGGTCGAGCTGGTGATGCTCACCACGCCCGAACAATCTTATGACGCGCTGGAGCGTCTGACCCACCACGCCGAGGCGATTCTGACCGCACTGGAGTTGCCGTATCGCGTGGTGGCGCTCTGCGGCGGCGATCTGGGATTCGCCGCCGCCAAGACCTACGACCTGGAGGTGTGGCTGCCCAGCGAGCAGACGTATCGCGAAATCTCGTCGTGCAGCAATTTTGAAGCGTTCCAGGCCCGCCGCATCGGGATTCGGTACCGCCCGGCCGGGGGCAAGAGAACCGACTTCATTCACACGATCAACGGCTCGGGGCTGGCGGTGGGCCGGACCGTGGTCGCGATCTTGGAAAACTATCAGGAGGCAGACGGGACCGTGTCGGTCCCCAAAGCGCTCCGCCCCTACATGGGCGGACTGGAGATCATTCGTACGGCGTGA
- a CDS encoding methyltransferase domain-containing protein: MYRHDRYNAAVDQPSLPIAPAAPPIDWNAMAASFDRWVPYIQPVADRLIELLDPRAGQRVLDVACGTGEPALSIARRFGPRVTVTGVDSAEAMVERSRTKAADESLTGVTFRVMPGERLDLPDASVDRVVCRFGLMLFDDPVSGAREMWRVLKPGGRVAIAVWGPLPQLTSVHTVWRLLADYLPPADLPPEPRMVSLGAPGALARVLTAAGWSGARIEPFTVTYRFPTPLDYWDLSADSPLWKDVFAKMSCHAQVAFKARALAEIARFRDGDGIALPNQALLAVADKP; encoded by the coding sequence GTGTACCGCCACGATCGTTACAATGCGGCCGTGGATCAGCCTTCCCTCCCCATCGCGCCGGCAGCTCCCCCGATCGACTGGAACGCGATGGCCGCGTCGTTTGATCGCTGGGTGCCGTACATCCAGCCGGTTGCCGACCGGTTGATCGAGCTGCTCGATCCGCGCGCGGGCCAGCGCGTGCTCGACGTGGCGTGCGGCACCGGCGAGCCTGCGCTCTCGATCGCGCGACGGTTCGGCCCGCGCGTGACGGTCACCGGCGTGGACTCGGCCGAGGCGATGGTCGAGCGCTCGCGCACCAAAGCTGCCGACGAATCCCTCACGGGCGTCACGTTTCGCGTGATGCCCGGTGAGCGACTCGACCTGCCCGACGCGTCGGTTGATCGCGTGGTCTGCCGGTTCGGCCTCATGCTGTTCGATGACCCGGTCTCGGGCGCGCGTGAAATGTGGCGGGTGCTGAAGCCCGGCGGCCGGGTGGCGATCGCGGTGTGGGGCCCGCTCCCTCAGCTCACGTCCGTCCACACGGTCTGGCGACTCCTCGCGGACTATCTCCCGCCCGCCGACCTCCCGCCCGAGCCCAGAATGGTGTCGCTCGGTGCACCGGGAGCCCTGGCTCGCGTCCTCACCGCGGCCGGGTGGTCCGGCGCCCGCATCGAACCGTTCACCGTGACCTACCGGTTCCCCACCCCGCTCGACTACTGGGACCTCTCCGCCGACTCGCCGTTATGGAAAGACGTTTTCGCGAAAATGTCCTGCCACGCGCAGGTGGCGTTCAAGGCGCGGGCGCTGGCGGAAATCGCGCGGTTCCGCGACGGCGACGGCATCGCCCTGCCCAACCAGGCGCTCCTCGCGGTCGCGGACAAGCCGTAG
- a CDS encoding SUMF1/EgtB/PvdO family nonheme iron enzyme, with amino-acid sequence MRWPWGAVLIVAVAAGSAAGGWRVAGDPHGAFPDARPRGECRACHLPTHPADIALLDRQTCLECHVAARASEDTRVLPPIDDRTRTARSPDKPLAVSSDMVQIPAGPFLMGYDKRHPDEGPMHTRVIDHPYWIDKQEVTNAAYHAFVTATKRPSPDHWRNGAFPPGDDRIPVVYVTWFDAHDYCAWAGKRLPTEAEWEKAARGTDGRLFPYGDTFDAKKSNSPQSGIGRLMPVGSFPQGKSPYGLFDVAGNVWEWTDTWYQPYPGNSHPSPNYGEQYKVVRGGSYVDCSFYRCGLSAPTFNRGFFKRETKNSGFGFRCAR; translated from the coding sequence ATGCGGTGGCCGTGGGGAGCGGTGCTGATCGTGGCGGTTGCCGCGGGATCGGCGGCAGGAGGGTGGCGCGTGGCAGGGGATCCGCACGGAGCGTTTCCCGACGCGCGGCCGCGAGGGGAGTGCCGGGCCTGCCACCTCCCCACCCACCCCGCCGACATCGCGTTGCTCGACCGGCAAACCTGCCTTGAATGCCACGTGGCGGCGCGGGCGAGCGAAGATACGCGGGTCTTGCCGCCGATCGACGATCGCACGCGAACGGCGCGATCCCCTGACAAACCGCTGGCAGTGAGCAGCGACATGGTTCAGATTCCCGCCGGACCGTTCCTGATGGGCTACGACAAGCGCCACCCGGACGAGGGTCCGATGCACACGCGGGTGATCGACCATCCGTATTGGATCGATAAACAAGAGGTTACCAACGCGGCGTATCACGCGTTCGTGACGGCCACCAAACGGCCGTCACCGGACCATTGGCGAAACGGCGCGTTCCCACCGGGAGACGACCGCATACCCGTGGTCTACGTCACCTGGTTCGACGCGCACGACTACTGCGCGTGGGCGGGCAAACGCTTGCCCACCGAGGCCGAGTGGGAAAAGGCCGCGCGCGGCACGGACGGCCGCCTGTTTCCCTACGGCGACACGTTCGACGCCAAGAAATCCAACTCCCCGCAAAGCGGCATCGGGCGCTTGATGCCGGTGGGCAGCTTTCCCCAGGGCAAGAGTCCCTACGGTCTGTTCGATGTCGCCGGCAACGTGTGGGAATGGACCGACACTTGGTATCAGCCCTACCCGGGCAACTCGCACCCCTCGCCCAATTACGGCGAGCAGTACAAGGTCGTACGAGGAGGATCCTACGTGGACTGTTCGTTTTATCGCTGCGGCCTCTCAGCACCCACCTTCAATCGCGGGTTTTTCAAGCGCGAAACCAAAAACAGCGGGTTCGGATTTCGGTGCGCGCGATGA
- a CDS encoding formylglycine-generating enzyme family protein yields MSGEKIAHSVLLCLVLTACTPTPSDMVQIPSGSFMMGSDKEDTEGKGAEFGMAKPLYLDEHPRHEVKLSTYYIDRYEVTNAQYQRYVSATKARPPRSWPNGQLPQGREQYPVTHINWYEAQQYCAWAGKRLPTEAEWEKAARGTDGREYPWGNDFDEKKANTGGSGVNDLAPVGSFPQGNSPYGVADMAGNVWEWTADWYEPYPGSTYESKDFGQKFKILRGSSWGGTGHYALNYFYRSAHRFRIEPEMSFADAGVRCAKSG; encoded by the coding sequence ATGAGTGGTGAAAAGATCGCCCACTCGGTTTTGCTGTGCCTCGTCCTCACGGCCTGCACACCAACTCCATCCGACATGGTGCAGATTCCGTCTGGCTCGTTCATGATGGGCAGCGACAAGGAGGACACCGAGGGCAAGGGCGCGGAATTCGGGATGGCCAAGCCCCTGTATCTCGACGAGCATCCCCGGCACGAGGTCAAGCTGTCGACCTATTACATCGATCGATATGAGGTCACCAATGCGCAATACCAACGCTACGTGAGCGCGACCAAAGCGCGACCGCCCCGGAGTTGGCCCAACGGGCAATTGCCGCAGGGGCGCGAGCAGTATCCCGTAACGCACATCAATTGGTACGAGGCGCAGCAGTACTGCGCGTGGGCGGGCAAACGCCTGCCCACCGAAGCCGAGTGGGAAAAGGCCGCGCGCGGCACGGACGGCCGCGAGTACCCGTGGGGCAATGACTTCGACGAAAAGAAGGCCAACACCGGCGGTTCAGGTGTGAACGATCTCGCACCGGTCGGCAGCTTTCCGCAAGGCAACAGTCCCTACGGCGTCGCAGACATGGCGGGCAACGTGTGGGAGTGGACCGCGGACTGGTACGAACCCTATCCGGGCAGCACCTACGAGAGCAAGGACTTCGGCCAGAAGTTCAAAATCCTGCGCGGATCGAGCTGGGGCGGCACCGGCCACTACGCGCTCAATTACTTCTATCGCAGCGCGCACCGGTTCCGGATCGAGCCGGAGATGAGCTTTGCGGATGCAGGGGTCAGATGTGCGAAGTCCGGCTAG